GGCGTGGCTGACGCGGACTCCGTCGTGCGCCCGGAGGCCGACGACCTCGAGCGGGCGGCCGAGGCGGCGCTGCGGCCCCGCCACCTCGCGGAGTTCGTCGGGCAGCGGGTGGTGCGCGAGCAGCTCTCGCTGGTGCTGCAGGCGGCGCTCGGCCGGGGGCGTGCACCGGACCACGTGCTGCTGTCCGGCCCGCCCGGGCTCGGCAAGACGACGCTGGCCATGATCATCGCGGCGGAGCTGGGGACGTCGCTGCGCGTCACGAGCGGCCCGGCGATCCAGCACGCGGGGGACCTCGCGGCGATCCTGTCCTCGCTCGAGGAGGGCGAGGTGCTGTTCCTCGACGAGATCCACCGCCTCGCGCGTCCCGCGGAGGAGCTGCTGTACGTGGCGATGGAGGACTTCCGCGTCGACGTGGTCGTGGGCAAGGGCGCGGGGGCCAGCGCCATCCCGCTGTCGCTGCCGCCGTTCACGGTGGTGGGCGCGACCACGCGCGCCGGCCTGCTGCCCGCGCCGCTGCGGGACCGGTTCGGCTTCACGGGCCACCTCGACTTCTACGCCGACGACGAGCTCGAGCGGGTGCTGCTGAGGTCTGCCGGGCTGCTGGGTGTGCCGCTCGCGCACGACGCCGCCGCGGAGATCGCGTCGCGCTCCCGCGGGACGCCGCGCATCGCGAACCGGTTGCTGCGCCGGGTGCGGGACTGGGCGCAGGTGCGCGGGGACGGCACCCTCTCCCTCGACGCGGCCCGCGCCGCCCTCGAGGTGTACGAGGTGGACGTGCGC
This is a stretch of genomic DNA from Cellulomonas sp. ES6. It encodes these proteins:
- the ruvB gene encoding Holliday junction branch migration DNA helicase RuvB encodes the protein MADADSVVRPEADDLERAAEAALRPRHLAEFVGQRVVREQLSLVLQAALGRGRAPDHVLLSGPPGLGKTTLAMIIAAELGTSLRVTSGPAIQHAGDLAAILSSLEEGEVLFLDEIHRLARPAEELLYVAMEDFRVDVVVGKGAGASAIPLSLPPFTVVGATTRAGLLPAPLRDRFGFTGHLDFYADDELERVLLRSAGLLGVPLAHDAAAEIASRSRGTPRIANRLLRRVRDWAQVRGDGTLSLDAARAALEVYEVDVRGLDRLDRAVLTALCTRFGGGPVGLTTLAVAVGEEPETVETVAEPFLVREGLIGRTPRGRVATPDAWAHLGLAAPAPTDTLFG